A portion of the Paenibacillus marchantiae genome contains these proteins:
- a CDS encoding ABC transporter ATP-binding protein, whose product MGKQPLLEVKDLKVSISTEKGTIHPVEGVSFHVLAGETLGIVGESGCGKSVTAESILRLFDEDYVDYSGEVLYEGTDLLSLSKRQMERIRGNELSMIFQDPMSSLNPVQTIGKQIAESLRLHQGMNGRQARLAAVDLLRMTGIPSPEKRVDERPHEISGGMRQRVMIAMALACNPKLLIADEPTTALDVTIQAQILELIESLQAKTGLGVILITHDLGVVAETCTRVAVMYLGQVVEEASVDDLFFNPQHPYTSGLMKSIPRIDGEQHSKLHVIEGTVPALHQVPTGCRFAPRCAYADEQCLRAAPSLKQVDENHSVRCWYPGIATIQEETHELEIIG is encoded by the coding sequence GTGGGAAAACAACCGCTGCTTGAGGTGAAGGACCTGAAAGTGTCCATTTCAACCGAAAAAGGAACCATTCACCCGGTGGAAGGCGTTTCCTTCCACGTCCTTGCCGGGGAGACGTTGGGCATCGTAGGTGAGTCCGGCTGCGGGAAAAGCGTAACCGCCGAATCCATTCTCAGACTGTTTGACGAAGATTACGTGGATTACTCGGGTGAAGTCCTCTACGAAGGTACCGATCTCTTAAGCTTGTCCAAAAGACAAATGGAACGCATACGTGGCAATGAACTCTCCATGATCTTTCAAGACCCCATGTCTTCCCTGAATCCGGTTCAGACGATTGGCAAACAAATTGCCGAGAGCTTGAGGCTGCATCAAGGCATGAATGGCAGACAGGCGCGTCTTGCTGCCGTGGATCTGCTGCGTATGACTGGTATCCCCTCACCGGAAAAGAGGGTAGATGAGCGTCCGCATGAAATCTCGGGAGGGATGCGACAGCGGGTCATGATTGCCATGGCACTTGCCTGTAATCCGAAACTGCTTATCGCGGATGAACCAACGACGGCGCTGGATGTGACGATTCAGGCGCAAATCCTGGAGCTAATCGAAAGTCTGCAAGCGAAGACGGGACTTGGTGTCATCCTGATTACACATGACCTGGGTGTAGTCGCAGAGACGTGTACAAGAGTGGCTGTCATGTATCTTGGACAGGTCGTGGAGGAGGCAAGCGTGGACGATTTATTTTTCAATCCCCAGCATCCGTATACGTCAGGTTTAATGAAATCCATTCCTCGTATTGATGGCGAACAGCACAGCAAGCTTCACGTCATTGAGGGAACGGTACCCGCGCTACATCAGGTTCCAACAGGCTGCCGATTCGCTCCAAGATGCGCTTATGCGGATGAACAATGCTTACGGGCAGCGCCTTCCTTAAAACAGGTGGACGAAAACCATTCGGTACGCTGCTGGTATCCCGGAATAGCAACGATTCAGGAGGAGACACATGAACTCGAAATCATTGGTTGA
- a CDS encoding ABC transporter ATP-binding protein: MNSKSLVESKPLLQVSNLNKHFPVRSSFGRTKGQVKAVNGVSFDIHTGQTFGLVGESGCGKSTLGRSILRLVEPTSGEAFYEGTDILGLSKKELRSYRQHMQMVFQDPYTSLDPRKRIGYSIEEPLLIHKKGNKRDRMETAMSLLRKVGFSEEHYERFPHEFSGGQRQRLGIAKALALGPKLIICDEPVSALDVSIQSQVINLLEEVQEELGISYLFIAHDLSVVRHIADRIGVMYLGEMVEQGPAEALFADPLHPYTKSLLSAVPIPNPRAKRERVVLSGEIPSPLHPPAGCVFHTRCPYVMETCRQVVPQKRFVAPDREVQCHLYDE; encoded by the coding sequence ATGAACTCGAAATCATTGGTTGAGTCGAAGCCGCTGCTACAGGTTAGCAATCTGAACAAACATTTCCCTGTTCGATCTTCTTTTGGCAGAACCAAGGGGCAAGTCAAGGCCGTCAACGGGGTATCCTTTGACATCCACACAGGACAAACCTTTGGCCTGGTGGGCGAATCCGGCTGCGGTAAAAGCACACTCGGTCGGTCGATTCTCAGACTTGTTGAGCCAACATCAGGGGAAGCATTTTATGAGGGCACGGATATTCTGGGGTTAAGCAAAAAAGAACTGCGAAGCTACAGGCAGCATATGCAGATGGTATTTCAGGACCCGTACACCTCGCTGGACCCTCGTAAACGCATTGGATATTCCATTGAAGAACCGTTATTAATCCACAAGAAGGGCAACAAACGGGACAGAATGGAAACAGCCATGTCATTGCTGCGCAAAGTTGGATTCAGTGAAGAACATTATGAGCGGTTTCCCCATGAATTCTCAGGTGGTCAGCGTCAAAGGCTGGGCATCGCCAAAGCGTTGGCCCTTGGACCGAAGCTCATTATATGTGATGAACCCGTATCAGCGCTGGACGTATCGATTCAATCCCAAGTCATTAATTTGCTGGAAGAGGTCCAAGAAGAGCTCGGCATTTCTTATTTATTCATTGCACATGACCTTAGCGTTGTACGCCATATTGCCGACCGTATTGGTGTGATGTATTTGGGCGAGATGGTGGAGCAGGGGCCCGCGGAAGCCTTGTTCGCCGATCCTCTGCATCCTTATACCAAATCATTATTGTCTGCGGTACCGATCCCGAATCCCCGTGCCAAAAGGGAAAGAGTTGTATTAAGCGGTGAGATTCCATCGCCACTTCATCCACCTGCGGGCTGTGTTTTTCATACCCGATGCCCATACGTTATGGAGACATGCCGACAGGTCGTTCCACAGAAAAGATTCGTCGCTCCAGACCGTGAAGTGCAGTGTCATTTATACGATGAATAG
- a CDS encoding M20 metallopeptidase family protein — protein MSFRSSAEKWKDEAIRLRRHIHQNPELGHQEFETAKLVAQFLEDAGLEVETGVGGTGVVGLLKGGREGRTIGIRADMDALPIVEQTGLPFASVREGVMHACGHDVHTAILLGTAAALSEHRDELQGTVKFIFQPAEEVQGGATDLIAAGVLHNPEVNAIIALHVWPDLPAGKIGLRKGAMLAAADAFDIRVTGKGGHAAYPHRTIDPVIIAAQIITALQTVVSRNLSPLDSSVISITKLQSNSNAYNVIAGEVQLRGTIRTHNPETREAVPVYMKRLIEAIAEGFGGKAEFDYYRGGSPVINDDYIVDVIEQAAEDTIGREAVVYLKEPSMGAEDFGAYLEFVPGAIFRLGTITEEDARSELPLHSDSIIFDEQAIVTGISVLGETAIRYLNQSSDDESRVALGVAAGNEERGNRHD, from the coding sequence ATGAGTTTTCGTAGTTCAGCCGAAAAGTGGAAGGACGAGGCTATACGGCTTCGCCGCCATATTCACCAGAATCCTGAGCTTGGTCACCAGGAGTTTGAAACAGCCAAGCTGGTTGCTCAATTTTTGGAGGATGCTGGTCTCGAAGTAGAGACGGGTGTAGGCGGCACAGGGGTTGTTGGGCTTTTGAAAGGTGGACGCGAGGGAAGAACCATTGGAATTCGTGCCGATATGGATGCACTGCCTATCGTAGAGCAGACAGGATTGCCGTTTGCCAGCGTTCGCGAAGGGGTGATGCATGCTTGTGGGCACGATGTGCATACTGCCATTCTTCTTGGAACAGCAGCGGCATTAAGTGAGCACAGGGATGAGCTTCAGGGAACAGTGAAGTTTATATTCCAGCCTGCAGAGGAAGTTCAGGGAGGCGCAACGGATCTGATTGCTGCAGGTGTTTTGCATAATCCGGAAGTGAATGCGATCATTGCGCTCCACGTGTGGCCGGATTTGCCTGCTGGCAAGATTGGTTTGAGAAAAGGGGCCATGCTGGCAGCGGCAGATGCTTTTGATATTCGAGTGACGGGAAAAGGTGGACATGCTGCCTATCCACATCGAACCATCGATCCGGTCATCATTGCTGCCCAGATTATAACTGCGTTGCAAACGGTAGTATCCCGAAACCTGTCTCCACTTGATTCTTCCGTCATCTCGATTACGAAACTGCAAAGCAATAGCAATGCGTATAACGTTATCGCTGGGGAGGTTCAACTCAGAGGTACCATTCGTACGCACAATCCTGAGACGCGTGAAGCTGTGCCCGTATATATGAAGCGCCTCATTGAGGCCATTGCCGAAGGGTTCGGTGGTAAAGCGGAATTTGATTACTACCGCGGCGGTTCTCCTGTAATAAACGATGATTATATCGTCGATGTGATTGAACAGGCAGCGGAAGATACTATTGGCCGGGAGGCCGTGGTGTATCTGAAGGAGCCATCCATGGGCGCCGAAGATTTTGGTGCGTATCTCGAATTTGTGCCGGGTGCCATATTCCGACTCGGCACAATAACAGAAGAAGATGCCCGTTCAGAGCTTCCCCTTCACAGTGATTCCATTATTTTTGATGAGCAAGCGATTGTTACAGGAATATCGGTTCTTGGAGAAACAGCCATCCGTTATTTGAACCAGAGCAGTGATGATGAATCAAGGGTTGCCCTGGGTGTTGCTGCAGGCAATGAGGAGAGAGGGAATCGACATGACTGA
- a CDS encoding M28 family peptidase: protein MTELKQQSEVHSILHEIDRDLLLEYNRQIAKEIRLSGSEEELRAFHYIKEQLEDFGLTTELTFNKAYISIPVRAELKVGGISFAAITHSMSAKTEQLSTLLRFIELMDIDQTDWANQVTGHAVVVHGLANGPTIYRLQQLGAVAVIFINSGPYTHEMIVSSVWGNPTPEDDGYPSIPVLSVNHSDGEQIKSLIAVEERENVEITLTAEVRTDWVNIPTLIAEIKGTEEPESFVLFSGHVDSWHYGAMDNGSANAVMVETARVLSLHRNTLRRSVRFAFWSGHSHGRYAGSALYSDLHWEDLHENGVLHINIDSVGAKGASHLGAANTMSETRTLCADAIRTVTDEPFRGSPFGRSGDQSFWGAGLPSAFMGLSYQPEGWFGWWWHTTEDTLDKIDGDYLARDCKVYVAAVYNAASAPIIPIDQRHAIRTLSERMGYYRELIGDKLDLSRLTSRVQQLQKATDHFYNRIGSSSLPDASVTEANRTILSLSRWLVPINYVRGSRYDHDAAGSHSLVPALSDIELLAVAEEGSEAFFRLQTSLIRQVNRIGYEIKQAERLVVEAEKNLVWN from the coding sequence ATGACTGAGTTGAAGCAACAGTCGGAGGTGCACTCCATACTGCATGAGATCGACCGTGATCTCCTGCTTGAATATAACAGACAGATTGCGAAGGAGATTCGTTTGTCGGGTTCCGAAGAGGAACTACGGGCTTTCCATTATATTAAGGAACAGCTTGAGGATTTTGGGTTGACCACCGAGCTTACGTTTAACAAAGCCTACATCAGTATCCCTGTCAGAGCAGAACTTAAGGTCGGCGGCATTTCTTTTGCAGCTATTACGCACTCCATGTCAGCCAAGACGGAACAGTTGAGCACACTTCTGAGATTCATTGAGCTAATGGATATAGACCAGACCGACTGGGCCAATCAAGTGACAGGTCATGCGGTGGTCGTTCATGGGCTTGCGAATGGGCCCACGATTTATCGTTTGCAGCAGTTGGGTGCAGTAGCGGTCATATTTATCAATAGCGGTCCGTACACGCATGAAATGATCGTTTCCTCCGTGTGGGGAAATCCGACACCAGAGGATGATGGCTATCCGTCTATTCCGGTTCTGTCGGTCAACCATTCAGATGGAGAGCAGATCAAGTCTTTAATCGCCGTGGAAGAAAGAGAGAATGTAGAGATTACGTTGACCGCGGAAGTGCGCACAGACTGGGTGAACATTCCGACCTTGATTGCTGAGATAAAGGGGACGGAAGAACCAGAATCCTTTGTGTTGTTTAGCGGACATGTGGATTCATGGCATTATGGGGCGATGGATAACGGCTCCGCCAATGCCGTCATGGTGGAGACGGCACGGGTATTATCATTGCATCGTAACACGCTGCGGCGCTCCGTTCGGTTCGCATTTTGGTCAGGCCATTCCCACGGCAGATATGCCGGCTCTGCATTATACAGCGATCTTCATTGGGAAGATTTGCACGAAAACGGGGTGTTGCATATCAATATTGATTCCGTGGGCGCCAAGGGAGCGAGTCACCTCGGTGCAGCCAATACAATGTCAGAGACACGGACACTATGTGCTGATGCCATACGCACCGTAACGGATGAACCTTTTCGCGGTTCTCCGTTTGGAAGGTCGGGAGATCAGTCTTTCTGGGGTGCTGGACTTCCGTCTGCTTTTATGGGGCTGTCCTATCAGCCTGAGGGCTGGTTTGGCTGGTGGTGGCATACGACAGAGGATACGCTGGATAAAATTGATGGAGATTATCTGGCCCGTGATTGCAAAGTGTACGTAGCTGCCGTCTATAATGCTGCCTCTGCTCCCATTATTCCAATTGATCAGAGACACGCGATCCGAACCCTTTCCGAACGAATGGGCTATTATAGAGAGCTTATCGGAGACAAGCTTGATCTTTCGCGCTTAACAAGCAGGGTCCAGCAGCTACAGAAAGCCACGGATCATTTCTATAACCGGATAGGTTCCTCGTCCCTCCCGGATGCTTCTGTTACAGAAGCGAACCGAACGATATTGTCACTTAGCAGATGGCTGGTTCCCATTAATTATGTTCGAGGCAGCCGGTATGATCATGACGCCGCAGGCAGTCATTCACTTGTGCCTGCGCTGTCAGACATCGAGCTTCTGGCGGTAGCCGAAGAAGGAAGTGAAGCCTTTTTCAGACTCCAAACATCACTTATACGTCAGGTGAATCGAATTGGCTATGAGATAAAGCAGGCAGAGCGACTTGTCGTGGAGGCCGAAAAGAATCTCGTTTGGAATTAA
- a CDS encoding SDR family NAD(P)-dependent oxidoreductase, translating into MPERTFAGKKVVITGAAGVFGQWIAQAYAAEGASLYLSDIREDALRNTVDKLKQEGVDVHWHVTNLVDEKSINELVQVVEQQWKAPDIVINNAGIYPYRTLMNMTLQHWNETMDLNLAAPFLLIQHFAKQMIASEVEGSFINISSGAASTAGVGMGNYSVSKVGIEMLTKTFALELSPYRIRVNAVVPGYAPGSEVSVMTKEHTEHMINITPLGRTSGPDDAPQAILYLTSDQASFITGSILTVDGGRTAGRLK; encoded by the coding sequence ATGCCGGAACGAACATTTGCAGGGAAAAAGGTAGTCATTACCGGAGCGGCAGGTGTATTTGGCCAATGGATTGCACAAGCATACGCCGCCGAAGGCGCAAGCCTTTATTTGTCCGATATCCGCGAGGATGCCCTAAGGAATACAGTAGATAAGCTGAAGCAGGAGGGAGTGGATGTTCACTGGCATGTAACGAATCTTGTGGATGAAAAGTCCATTAATGAATTGGTTCAAGTGGTCGAACAGCAATGGAAAGCGCCGGATATCGTCATCAATAATGCGGGAATATATCCATACCGCACACTCATGAACATGACGCTTCAACATTGGAATGAGACGATGGATCTAAATCTGGCAGCACCATTTCTGCTTATTCAGCATTTTGCCAAACAGATGATTGCGAGCGAGGTCGAAGGTTCCTTCATTAATATAAGTTCTGGGGCAGCTTCCACCGCAGGTGTCGGCATGGGGAATTATTCGGTTTCGAAAGTAGGAATCGAGATGCTGACCAAAACCTTTGCCCTGGAGTTGTCCCCCTATCGCATTCGGGTAAATGCGGTTGTGCCGGGTTATGCACCCGGCAGCGAGGTTAGTGTGATGACGAAGGAGCATACAGAACATATGATCAACATTACACCGCTAGGCCGGACATCAGGTCCGGATGACGCTCCCCAAGCGATATTGTATCTGACCTCTGACCAGGCTTCATTTATTACAGGCAGCATATTAACAGTAGATGGTGGACGCACGGCAGGCAGACTCAAGTAA
- a CDS encoding LysR family transcriptional regulator, with amino-acid sequence MNRKVFAMEMRMIKTFQTIVKLGSFQQAAEALQYSQPAITLHMQKLEADLGMKLLDRGKKIKLTEAGKIFYARADQLLKEYEYLTNTITDIQQGQAGFVRIGVSEPTASHRLPAILSSFVKQNPKIKLSVRIGDSKLLNELLIDEQLDFAVCPSPETSMETEFQPLLFEPMALLLYDSHPFAQGDEIHLADLKGQQFLFTPPNCPIRIRIEQLLAEKINSDYQGIEISNIRSHKYYVQAKLGITIAPIATICPAIPGTVIQKIADLKVGPIAGILRKRNIPLGSASEKLMLDIRAALLQSNLYVPEFELPSQLAMP; translated from the coding sequence ATGAATAGAAAGGTGTTTGCCATGGAAATGCGAATGATCAAGACCTTTCAAACGATTGTAAAGCTCGGGAGCTTTCAACAGGCAGCAGAAGCTTTGCAGTATTCACAACCCGCCATTACACTGCATATGCAGAAACTTGAGGCTGATCTGGGTATGAAATTACTGGATAGAGGCAAAAAGATTAAATTGACGGAAGCGGGGAAAATATTTTACGCCAGAGCCGATCAGCTTCTGAAGGAATACGAGTATTTGACAAATACGATCACCGACATTCAACAGGGACAAGCGGGGTTTGTACGAATTGGAGTATCCGAGCCAACAGCCAGCCATCGGCTTCCTGCTATTCTGTCTTCTTTTGTAAAACAGAATCCGAAGATTAAGCTCAGCGTGCGCATCGGGGACAGCAAGCTTCTTAATGAACTGCTAATTGATGAGCAGCTTGACTTTGCCGTCTGCCCTTCTCCTGAGACGAGTATGGAAACCGAGTTTCAACCGCTGCTTTTTGAACCGATGGCATTGCTGTTGTATGATTCACATCCATTTGCTCAGGGTGATGAAATCCATTTGGCAGATCTGAAAGGACAACAATTTCTGTTCACACCCCCCAATTGCCCGATTCGCATCCGTATTGAGCAGCTATTGGCCGAGAAAATCAACAGCGATTATCAGGGAATCGAAATAAGTAATATCCGGTCTCACAAATATTATGTACAAGCCAAATTAGGCATAACTATTGCTCCGATTGCAACAATCTGCCCAGCCATTCCCGGTACTGTTATCCAAAAAATTGCCGATCTCAAGGTTGGGCCCATTGCAGGCATTTTGCGTAAGCGAAATATACCGCTTGGTTCCGCGAGCGAAAAGCTGATGCTCGACATTCGAGCTGCGCTGCTTCAGAGCAATTTATATGTTCCTGAATTTGAACTCCCTTCCCAGCTGGCTATGCCATAG